In Schizosaccharomyces osmophilus chromosome 2, complete sequence, the following proteins share a genomic window:
- the rhp16 gene encoding DNA translocase/ubiquitin protein ligase E3, ERCC4-like protein Rhp16/Rad16-like, whose amino-acid sequence MKLSTRGELTQSELQMDVLTEKLNRSREILDENGLNKTIGSLENQNTRNLYPFSGPNAVNENDKTLNQQDLPGKGNQTFVSVLLEKRENQRNNEDIDANSSSPIADIIAASDTEDDEPIHSLISNSEASEAIKKTTNAFEEQTQLFHGNDTQRPGIRQLDTQSQSEPQNDNELGVNPSLPKTVSIDIKDDAAKLDINEDLQSLEGHERKRKLHAHPSSVKPNEGRVLRSRKSQSSLPSSTATFSPEYSDEPEGSPKSDSEYADEGDAIASVINLNDSDEEKGIVKDDSSTETDEDIIPLVSVKRKGKGKGRSTSRGSSSPFTTSTNTFKNPATRIPPYERTHHRLVRNHPELDNVWDALERDSPQQVQQVEQPKELVLSLLPFQREGVYWLRHQEESSFGGGILADEMGMGKTIQTIGLLLATPRGEPTLVVAPVVAIMQWKEEIDVHTNKALSTYLYYGQSRNISPQDLSKYDVVLTSYNVIESAYRKERSGFRRKGGLVKEKSLLHNLEFYRIILDEAHGIKSRTCNTARAVCTLKTKRRICLSGTPLQNRIGELFSLLRFLRADPFAFYYCLQCDCKSLQWQFSDRSNCDHCGHKPMSHTCYFNAEMLKPIQKFGSEGPGRAGFAKVHRLLNNIMLRRTKLERADDLGLPPRVVEVRRDLFNEEEEDVYQSLYMDSKRKFNTYLAQGVVLNNYANIFQLITRMRQMADHPDLVLASKRKTVDVDTQENIVCRICDEVAQDAIESRCHHTFCRLCISELLNSAGESEEVACPACFIPLSIDLSAPSMEEFSEEKFKNASILNRIDMNNWRSSTKIEALVEELYLLRRKDRTIKSIVFSQFTSMLDLIHWRLRKAGFNCVKLDGGMTPKARAATIEAFSKDINISIFLVSLKAGGVALNLTEASQVFMMDPWWNGAVQWQAMDRIHRIGQKRPIRVTTLCIENSIESKIIELQDKKAQMIHATIDQDEKALNQLSVDDMQFLFSN is encoded by the coding sequence ATGAAACTCAGTACGCGTGGCGAACTTACCCAGAGCGAACTACAAATGGACGTTCTGACcgaaaaattaaatagatCGAGAGAAATTCTTGATGAAAATGGCCTAAATAAGACAATTGGTTCTTTAGAAAATCAGAATACCCGCAATTTGTATCCTTTCAGCGGTCCTAATGCcgtaaatgaaaatgacaaAACATTAAATCAACAGGATTTGCCCGGAAAGGGAAATCAAACATTCGTTTCCGtacttttagaaaaaagagagaaccaaagaaacaacGAAGACATAGACGCGAATTCATCGTCACCCATCGCCGATATAATCGCCGCAAGCGATACAGAAGATGACGAGCCAATTCATTCGCTAATTTCAAATAGTGAAGCGTCTgaagcaataaaaaaaacaacaaatgCTTTTGAGGAACAGACTCAGCTTTTTCACGGCAATGATACACAGAGACCTGGTATAAGACAATTGGATACCCAAAGTCAAAGCGAGCCGCAAAACGATAACGAGTTAGGCGTTAATCCATCACTACCTAAAACGGTTTCTATAGACATAAAAGATGATGCAGCCAAACTCGATATCAATGAGGATTTACAAAGTTTAGAGGGTCATGagaggaaaaggaaattacATGCACACCCATCTAGCGTTAAACCGAATGAGGGGCGCGTATTAAGGTCAAGAAAATCCCAGTCTAGTCTACCTTCGTCAACAGCGACCTTCTCGCCCGAATATTCAGATGAGCCTGAAGGATCTCCAAAGTCCGATTCTGAATATGCTGACGAAGGTGATGCAATTGCTAGTGTAATTAACTTAAATGACAGTGACGAGGAAAAGGGTATTGTAAAGGATGACTCTTCTACTGAAACAGATGAGGACATTATTCCTCTCGTCAGCGTTAAGCGGAAAGGGAAAGGGAAAGGACGATCAACTTCTCGAGGGtcttcttctccttttaCCACTTCAACTAATACCTTCAAAAATCCTGCAACTCGGATACCACCATATGAACGGACCCATCATCGGTTAGTTCGAAATCACCCTGAACTGGACAATGTGTGGGATGCTCTCGAGCGTGATTCCCCCCAACAAGTACAACAAGTAGAGCAACCGAAAGAGTTAGTATTGAGTTTACTACCGTTTCAGCGAGAAGGTGTATACTGGCTCCGACATCAGGaagaatcttcttttggaGGAGGAATTTTGGCAGATGAAATGGGAATGGGTAAAACGATTCAAACAATTGGTCTTTTACTTGCTACACCTCGTGGGGAACCTACCTTGGTGGTAGCTCCTGTGGTTGCTATCATGCAATGGAAAGAAGAGATTGATGTTCATACTAATAAAGCCTTAAGCACGTATTTGTATTATGGTCAATCTAGGAATATTTCTCCTCAGGATTTGTCAAAATATGACGTTGTTTTGACTAGTTACAATGTCATTGAATCCGCTTATAGAAAAGAACGTTCGGGTTTTCGCCGTAAAGGAGGACTTGTTAAAGAGAAATCTTTGCTTCATAATTTGGAGTTTTACAGGATCATTTTAGATGAGGCTCACGGTATAAAATCCAGGACTTGCAATACTGCGAGGGCGGTATGCACCCTTAAAACGAAGAGACGAATTTGCCTTTCGGGCACTCCTTTGCAAAACCGAATTGGCGAGTTATTTTCATTGCTTCGATTCTTACGTGCTGATccgtttgctttttattattgttTGCAGTGTGATTGCAAGTCTCTTCAGTGGCAGTTTTCGGATAGAAGCAATTGCGACCATTGTGGTCATAAACCAATGAGTCACACTTGTTATTTTAATGCAGAGATGTTGAAGCCTATACAAAAATTTGGGAGTGAAGGACCTGGAAGAGCTGGATTTGCAAAAGTTCATCGACTTTTAAACAACATTATGCTTCGACGAACCAAGTTAGAGAGGGCTGATGATTTAGGTCTACCTCCCCGCGTCGTAGAAGTGCGACGTGATTTATTTaatgaagaggaagaagatgttTATCAATCTCTTTACATGGACTCCAAAAGGAAGTTTAACACTTACCTTGCACAAGGTGTCGTTTTAAACAACTATGCAAACATTTTCCAGTTGATTACTAGGATGCGCCAGATGGCAGATCATCCCGACTTGGTGTTAGCGAGTAAGAGAAAGACAGTGGACGTTGATACGCAAGAGAACATAGTGTGTAGAATATGTGATGAAGTCGCACAAGATGCTATTGAGTCTAGATGCCATCATACGTTTTGTCGGCTTTGTATCTCTGAACTTTTGAATTCCGCGGGTGAATCCGAAGAAGTTGCATGTCCCGCATGTTTTATTCCGTTAAGCATAGATCTAAGTGCACCTTCTATGGAAGAATTCTCAGAAGAGAAGTTTAAGAATGCATCAATTCTCAATCGTATTGACATGAATAATTGGCGTTCTTCCACAAAAATCGAAGCTTTGGTAGAGGAATTATACCTattaagaagaaaagatagGACCATAAAGTCCATCGTATTTTCTCAGTTTACTTCCATGTTAGATCTGATTCACTGGCGGCTTAGAAAAGCTGGGTTTAACTGCGTGAAGTTAGACGGTGGTATGACTCCAAAAGCACGAGCAGCAACAATTGAAGCCTTTAGTAAAGATATAAACATCAGCatatttcttgtttctctGAAAGCCGGTGGTGTTGCTTTGAACCTTACGGAAGCTTCTCAAGTGTTTATGATGGACCCATGGTGGAATGGAGCCGTTCAATGGCAAGCCATGGACCGAATCCATCGAATTGGACAAAAGCGACCAATTCGTGTCACTACTCTTTGCATTGAGAATTCGATTGAGAGTAAGATCATCGAACTTCAGGATAAGAAGGCACAGATGATCCATGCTACAATAGATCAAGATGAAAAGGCTCTAAACCAGCTCTCGGTAGATGATATgcagtttttgttttccaattAA
- the rhp7 gene encoding Rad7-like protein Rhp7 yields MSRGSRVRGPNSALTEFLRSQGINTSALGRARPPSPESTTEQTDQDSITPINEAVETPFPEETPLIETTTVQLQRPPRSRGRSVKKKKKPLEEDNNDDDSDYNVNSGFRRAGFSYKSRESAGKLDFCVHCQCRFTITPYSKYSEKENGWLCYPCSRGAEEQQVPEIHTRKRRAMTRKKAAAATMDEELNVPKLQDLCICIIAEYIHDIEALGDIGQINMDKISQIISKNRSLDDTTVQLFLTGDQTELRLYDCSRLTAEALLQIVQYCPRLHTLHLTFCGQMKDGVLDLYSEKLTELKDLTINGAFLVSTDTWISFFKKRGPQLTRLEITDTAKVRSSVINAIADYCPNLTTLTLSRIFYMDDECVRLLSGCKNLTTLRIESPGETVTDGSVLDVLNQIGSGLQTLSLAGCSKLTDEVLRQGIGPCCGRLRNLDLSGLSELTDDEAASMFGSWNVQSGLETLSLRRCLGLGDRTVRAVLVNSGHSLSSLDLNGLAYVTSNSLQYLATFPLPRLQTLDVSWIRDMNDKLVCEFEENKPTLEKLLVWGNNHVLMPTKRLLLIGREVQ; encoded by the exons ATGTCTAGAGGAAGTCGAGTAAGAGGACCCAATTCAGCATTAACTGAATTTTTAAGG TCTCAAGGGATCAATACATCTGCCTTGGGTAGAGCACGTCCTCCAAGTCCAGAATCTACAACTGAACAGACTGACCAAGATTCTATTACGCCGATAAATGAAGCCGTAGAAACACCATTTCCCGAAGAAACGCCTCTCATTGAGACAACAACCGTTCAACTTCAGAGGCCACCCAGGTCTCGAGGTAGAAGcgtaaaaaagaagaaaaaacctttagaagaagataACAATGATGACGATAGTGACTACAACGTAAATTCTGGTTTTCGTCGTGCTGGATTTTCCTATAAGTCGCGTGAAAGTGCAGGTAAATTAGACTTTTGTGTTCACTGCCAATGTCGATTTACGATTACGCCTTACAGTAAATACAgtgagaaagaaaacggATGGCTTTGTTATCCTTGTAGTCGTGGTGCTGAAGAACAGCAGGTTCCTGAAATTCACACTCGAAAGCGACGTGCCAtgacaagaaaaaaggcTGCAGCAGCTACCATGGATGAAGAACTGAATGTTCCCAAGCTTCAAGATTTATGTATTTGCATCATTGCTGAATATATTCATGATATCGAAGCTTTGGGAGATATAGGACAAATCAACATGGACAAAATAAGCCAGATAATATCCAAAAACAGATCTTTGGATGATACAACAGTGCAACTATTTTTGACTGGAGACCAAACGGAACTAAGGCTGTACGATTGCTCCAGATTAACGGCTGAAGCTTTGTTGCAAATTGTTCAGTATTGTCCTCGTTTACATACCCTACATTTGACTTTTTGTGGACAAATGAAAGATGGAGTCCTTGATTTATATTCTGAAAAATTGACCGAACTAAAGGACCTTACTATCAATGGTGCCTTCCTTGTATCTACCGATACATGgatatctttctttaagAAACGCGGTCCCCAGTTGACAAGACTAGAAATTACAGATACCGCAAAAGTTCGCTCTTCTGTTATAAATGCAATTGCTGATTATTGTCCGAATCTCACGACTCTGACTTTATCACGGATTTTTTATATGGATGATGAATGTGTCCGCTTATTGTCTGGGTGTAAGAACCTCACGACCCTGCGTATTGAGTCACCTGGTGAGACCGTTACTGATGGAAGTGTATTAGATGTTTTAAACCAAATTGGCAGTGGCCTTCAAACCCTTAGTTTAGCAGGCTGTTCCAAATTAACAGATGAAGTGTTACGACAAGGTATAGGACCCTGCTGTGGTCGTCTTCGTAATCTGGATTTAAGTGGTTTATCTGAATTGACGGATGATGAAGCGGCTTCAATGTTTGGCAGTTGGAACGTACAGTCCGGATTGGAAACATTATCTTTAAGAAGATGTTTAGGACTCGGTGATCGAACTGTTCGTGCTGTTTTGGTAAATTCGGGGCATTCGCTTTCCAGTTTGGATTTGAATGGATTAGCTTATGTCACGTCGAATTCTCTTCAATATCTAGCAACGTTTCCTCTTCCCAGGTTACAAACATTGGACGTTAGCTGGATTCGTGATATGAATGACAAACTTGTTTGTGAGTTTGAGGAAAATAAGCCTACACTTGAGAAACTTTTAGTATGGGGCAATAACCACGTATTGATGCCGACGAAACGACTTTTGTTAATTGGAAGAGAGGTGCAATAA
- a CDS encoding NADH-dependent flavin oxidoreductase, implicated in cellular detoxification from family member, translated as MTAGLEQTNLFKPITVGKHTLDQRIAFAPTTRFRAADDHTPSDLMLQYYSDRAQASGTLLISEATFISPRSGLYPNIPGIWNEKHVQGWKKITDAVHAKGSLIASQFWFLGRVGSPELLKKHGLDLVSSSALYGSEDSKKAAEAAGNPVRALSEEEIKSIIYEDYKNAAINAINAGFDYVEIHSAHGYMLDQFLQPVSNQRTDSYGGSIEKRARIILEIIDLLSETIGAEKLAIRLSPWAKFQGIKGDEDSVHPITTFSYVVNELQKRADYGKQLAYLSIVEPRISGGRDIVGLIADLNISDVVGSNDFVKSLWKGAILQTGNYTYDSPEFKLLKSDVNGDNRTMIGFSRYFISNPDLVERLKKGHELTPYVRSLFYATHNYGYNTFPNYGKELQYDPQAEEKRRPVSLV; from the coding sequence atgaCTGCCGGATTggaacaaacaaatttgtTTAAACCAATTACTGTTGGTAAACATACACTAGATCAGAGGATAGCCTTTGCTCCTACAACAAGATTCCGTGCTGCTGATGACCATACTCCAAGTGATTTGATGTTACAATATTATTCCGACAGAGCACAAGCTTCTGGTACTTTGCTCATTTCAGAAGCCACATTCATTTCGCCTCGCTCTGGATTATACCCTAATATTCCCGGTATTTGGAACGAGAAACATGTTCAAGgatggaagaaaattacAGACGCAGTACATGCAAAGGGTAGTTTAATAGCAAGccaattttggtttttgggTAGAGTCGGATCCCCagaacttttgaaaaaacatGGTTTGGATTTGGTTTCCTCCTCTGCTCTTTATGGTAGTGAAGATTCCAAAAAGGCTGCCGAAGCTGCAGGCAATCCTGTTAGAGCCTTAtccgaagaagaaatcaagaGTATCATTTATGAAGATTACAAGAACGCAGCCATCAATGCCATAAACGCTGGATTTGATTATGTCGAAATTCACAGTGCTCATGGATACATGCTTGACCAATTCTTACAACCTGTTAGCAACCAAAGAACGGACAGCTATGGTGGTTCTATTGAAAAGCGTGCAAGAATTATACTGGAAATTATCGACCTCTTGAGTGAGACCATTGGCGCCGAGAAACTTGCAATTCGATTATCGCCTTGGGCCAAATTCCAAGGAATAAAGGGTGACGAGGATTCAGTGCATCCTATCACCACTTTTAGTTATGTGGTGAATGAGCTTCAAAAGCGTGCAGATTATGGTAAACAGCTTGCTTACCTTTCTATTGTGGAACCTAGAATTAGTGGAGGCAGGGATATCGTTGGCTTAATTGCGGACCTCAACATCTCTGACGTTGTTGGCTCCAACGATTTTGTTAAGTCTTTATGGAAGGGAGCTATTCTACAGACTGGTAACTATACCTATGACAGTCCTGAATTCAAGTTATTGAAGTCTGATGTTAATGGCGACAATCGTACTATGATTGGTTTCTCAAgatattttatttccaaCCCGGATTTGGTTGAAAGACTGAAGAAGGGTCATGAGCTTACTCCTTATGTtcgttctttattttatgctACTCATAATTACGGTTACAATACATTCCCTAATTATGGCAAAGAATTGCAGTATGACCCTCaagctgaagaaaagagacGCCCTGTTTCTTTAGTTTAG
- a CDS encoding membrane transporter produces the protein MTSEGSKGSISKFRLENEKVDHDVEFGEIQQFDELVYTKEEEHKLVRKIDLLILPSLCLIFFAQYLDKQSITYTSVFGLKTDLQMTGNQYSWCSTGFYLCQLFTTFIFIYFMTMVNRTLLIGVSVVAWGICCTCLGATQNYAQFVAVRCLLGATEAACQPCTLLVTQSWYRKKEHPYRMAAWLSMNSLAQIFGSFFMYGVGITNQSSLADWKIMFIICGVISTFIGTLFVIAIPFTPEKAWFLSERERKIALYRIYAESDRFGGSIFSKEQMYECLKFDWLTWCSLAFGFLVCVTSGTTVFQSLILSDFGYDKFQNMEYGSPSGAVQLAFVWIGVLLVMIFPNYRTVIVQLLVIVPIVGNALLLGLPNNAGWGIIVASWLGSVITCSMSILLSLNASNIRGHTKKSIANNLFFVGYCLAAVIYPQWWNFSKDPKFHAGLGVNLASWGLLEILMGYYRWKVLRENKKRDEFEKQEDLPEYNIYDDVTDKQDLRHRYSC, from the coding sequence atgacCTCTGAGGGTTCAAAAGGCTCCATCAGTAAATTTCGAttggaaaacgaaaaggTCGATCACGATGTTGAGTTTGGAGAAATTCAACAGTTTGATGAACTGGTGtatacaaaagaagaagaacacAAGCTTGTTAGAAAAATAGATTTGCTTATTCTTCCTTCGTTAtgcttgattttctttgcacAATATCTTGACAAGCAATCCATTACCTATACTTCCGTATTCGGCTTGAAGACAGATTTGCAAATGACTGGAAATCAGTATTCATGGTGCAGTACtggtttttatttatgcCAACTTTTTAcaacttttattttcatttattttatgaCAATGGTGAATCGTACTTTGTTGATTGGTGTTTCAGTAGTTGCATGGGGTATATGCTGTACTTGCCTTGGTGCCACCCAAAATTACGCTCAGTTTGTTGCTGTTAGATGTCTTTTAGGAGCGACTGAAGCTGCTTGCCAACCGTGCACATTGCTAGTCACTCAGTCATGgtatagaaaaaaggaacatCCTTACCGGATGGCCGCTTGGTTAAGTATGAACTCTCTGGCACAAATCTTTGGGTCATTCTTTATGTATGGTGTTGGAATAACGAATCAATCTTCTTTAGCAGATTGGAAAATcatgtttattatttgcGGTGTTATTTCTACTTTTATAGGAACTTTGTTTGTAATTGCAATTCCATTTACTCCAGAAAAAGCATGGTTTCTTTCTGaaagagagagaaaaaTTGCTCTTTACAGAATATATGCTGAGAGTGATAGGTTCGGAGGATCTATATTTAGTAAGGAACAAATGTATGAATGCCTCAAATTTGACTGGCTCACTTGGTGTTCCTTGGCATTTGGTTTTTTAGTTTGTGTCACCTCTGGAACTACTGTTTTTCAGTCTTTAATTCTCAGTGATTTTGGATACGACAAGTTTCAAAACATGGAATACGGATCTCCTTCCGGCGCCGTTCAACTagcttttgtttggatCGGTGTCTTGTTAGTGATGATTTTCCCCAACTATCGTACAGTTATTGTTCAGCTTCTAGTTATCGTTCCTATTGTCGGCAACGCTCTGCTATTAGGCTTACCGAACAATGCAGGTTGGGGCATTATAGTGGCTTCTTGGCTTGGATCTGTAATTACATGTTCTATGTCAATTTTATTAAGTTTGAATGCATCAAACATTAGAGGCCACACGAAAAAATCTATTGCTAATAACCTCTTTTTTGTCGGCTACTGTCTTGCTGCCGTTATTTATCCTCAGTGGTGGAACTTTTCTAAGGACCCCAAGTTTCATGCTGGTTTGGGTGTTAACTTAGCCTCGTGGGGTTTACTGGAAATCCTGATGGGTTATTACAGATGGAAGGTTTTGcgagaaaataaaaaaagagatgaatttgaaaagcaagaagaTTTACCTGAGTATAATATTTATGATGATGTCACGGATAAACAAGATTTGAGACACAGATACTCATGCTGA
- a CDS encoding amidohydrolase — protein MSENKSLEQFIKPWSLPPKKNFAFKNANLVDVAEKKIIENTSIYVSNGIIRQVNSLKALDSDPVLEGYEVVDLEGKFVCPGLIDAHIHIVAVPGEASLKSGLNVPFPHAVLRYHKLCNQILERGFTTVRDCGGVAAFVRNAIEDDIIYGPRLFFAGNALSQTGGHGDLRDPASKGQHVQEDACGCQNNALARICDGADECLRAARDELRKGADFIKIMAGGGVISPTDKLSSLQFSPQEVRAAVLAASNNGTYVTAHAYTPQAVRQCIENGVRGIEHGNLIDESTAKYMASCDTYLTPTLVTYKAMASDRFSNFLPEDARKKNEKILAAGLKSLEIAKNAGVNICYGSDLLGPLFAVQTEEFVLRSSVCTPGEILQQATINPAKLFGMENKLGQIKPDFYADLLILNDNPLEDISVLDSPYRHLLAVMKGGRIYKSRWTKLQDDITINDTII, from the coding sequence atgtCAGAAAATAAGAGTTTAGAGCAATTCATAAAACCTTGGTCACTGCcaccaaagaagaatttcgCCTTTAAAAATGCCAACTTAGTCGACGTCgcagaaaaaaaaatcatcgAAAATACAAGCATTTATGTAAGCAATGGAATTATTCGTCAAGTCAATTCCCTTAAAGCTTTAGATTCAGATCCAGTATTAGAAGGGTATGAAGTCGTAGACCTTGAGGGAAAATTCGTTTGTCCTGGATTAATTGATGCTCACATCCACATTGTTGCTGTTCCCGGAGAAGCCAGCTTAAAATCTGGATTGAATGTTCCGTTTCCTCATGCTGTTTTGCGTTATCACAAACTTTGTAACCAAATCCTAGAAAGAGGCTTCACTACTGTCAGGGACTGCGGTGGAGTTGCGGCGTTTGTTCGCAATGCTATAGAGGACGATATTATTTATGGGCCTCGGCTATTTTTCGCAGGCAATGCTCTTTCGCAAACTGGTGGTCACGGTGATTTGCGTGATCCGGCGTCTAAAGGGCAGCATGTACAGGAGGATGCATGCGGATGTCAAAACAATGCTCTTGCAAGAATATGCGATGGTGCAGACGAATGTTTAAGGGCGGCACGAGATGAACTAAGAAAAGGTGCTgatttcataaaaatcaTGGCTGGAGGTGGAGTTATTTCTCCAACGGACAAATTGTCTTCCCTTCAGTTTAGCCCACAAGAGGTCCGGGCAGCTGTGCTTGCTGCAAGCAATAATGGCACTTATGTTACTGCACATGCATATACACCTCAAGCTGTACGTCAATGTATAGAAAATGGCGTACGGGGAATCGAACATGGTAACTTGATTGATGAATCAACAGCAAAATACATGGCTAGTTGCGATACCTATCTCACACCTACTCTCGTCACCTACAAAGCAATGGCAAGTGATCgattttctaattttctTCCCGAGGACgcaaggaaaaaaaatgaaaaaatattagcCGCTGGATTGAAGTCTCTGGAAATTGCTAAGAATGCTGGCGTTAACATCTGTTATGGATCGGATTTACTTGGACCTCTTTTTGCTGTACAGACTGAGGAGTTTGTTTTACGTTCGTCTGTATGTACACCTGGGGAAATTCTACAACAAGCTACAATAAACCCAGCTAAACTTTTTGGTATGGAAAATAAGCTTGGGCAAATTAAGCCGGATTTTTACGCAgatcttttaattttaaatgATAATCCTTTAGAGGATATTTCTGTATTAGACAGTCCTTATCGTCATCTACTGGCTGTCATGAAGGGAGGTAGAATATACAAGAGTAGGTGGACAAAGTTGCAAGACGATATAACAATCAATGATACTATTATCTAA
- a CDS encoding hsp16-like protein produces the protein MSLQPFFELHPFQDVFSDFLSYSPRVQRQNCVGDLSPAIDVHEGKDTVEVDVELPGVKKQDVQVHYDEGKLTISGESVNERKSEGDKGNQRWSERRFGSFSRTITIPNKVDADRIEAQFNHGILSVVLPKIEESRSKKQIAIN, from the coding sequence ATGTCTCTTCAACCTTTCTTCGAGTTGCACCCTTTCCAAGACGTCTTTTCTGACTTTCTGAGTTATTCTCCTCGTGTCCAACGCCAAAATTGTGTTGGCGATTTGTCACCTGCTATCGATGTTCACGAAGGCAAAGATACCGTCGAAGTGGATGTAGAACTTCCTGGTgtcaaaaagcaagacgTTCAAGTTCATTACGACGAAGGAAAGCTTACCATTTCTGGTGAATCTGTGAATGAGCGCAAGAGCGAAGGCGACAAgggaaaccaaagatggTCGGAACGTCGCTTTGGTTCCTTTTCCCGAACAATCACCATTCCAAACAAGGTAGATGCCGATCGTATTGAAGCTCAGTTCAACCACGGTATTCTAAGCGTTGTCTTGCCCAAGATTGAGGAATCCCGTTCCAAGAAGCAAATCGCCATTAACTAA
- a CDS encoding developmentally Regulated MAPK Interacting protein, translating into MMLSKLAFFASVAYSMAIQVTSPSKNDVWETFQNHTVSWNFVDTDPKVAGIYLANYVSVNQNRFVAKVSVSDGSYTDGTNTWPTGEGYFFKFTNPDNVEEIYALSEGFTLTHPST; encoded by the coding sequence ATGATGTTATCCAAGCTTgcattttttgcttccgTCGCCTACTCGATGGCTATTCAAGTTACCAGTCCCTCGAAAAATGATGTATGGGAAACTTTCCAGAATCACACGGTTAGCTGGAATTTTGTCGACACAGATCCAAAAGTTGCTGGAATATATTTGGCCAATTATGTCAGTGTCAATCAAAATCGGTTCGTTGCAAAGGTTTCTGTATCAGACGGCAGCTATACTGATGGTACAAACACTTGGCCTACTGGTGAAGgttatttcttcaaattcactAATCCTGACaatgttgaagaaatataTGCTTTATCAGAGGGATTCACTCTTACACACCCAAGCACTTAG
- a CDS encoding NmrA family protein: MRKLLVVFGATGNQGGSVIEEVINDPFLVNEYKIRAVTRDTSKSSAQALQQTGKVEVVQGDADDVSSLKRIFEGAHTIFFLTTTVYDEFLEERELSQGKGIANAAVAAGAKYLIFSTLFHITRVSGGKYYKGRHFDCKAEVEDYIRTLPIKSAFFAPGCFMQNFDWNMKPHPIGDGTYALPNIVAPSTKLPLINIEETGKFVAAILANANDFEGKILAGATQLYTMEEIVRIMSKSSGKTVVYNQLPEKVFRNFLPSSMADYLVDMLLYIQDFGYYGPKTKDLVVWTAANARGKLTNLEEYFTEHPLKLE; encoded by the coding sequence ATGAGAAAACTCCTGGTCGTCTTTGGTGCCACGGGAAATCAAGGCGGGTCTGTCATTGAAGAAGTCATCAACGACCCGTTCCTCGTGAATGAATACAAAATTCGGGCTGTTACTCGCGACACATCCAAGTCATCAGCGCAAGCTCTCCAGCAAACGGGCAAAGTGGAAGTCGTTCAGGGCGATGCAGATGATGTCTCGTCTTTGAAGCGAATCTTTGAAGGGGCTCACACGATCTTCTTTCTCACAACCACCGTCTACGATGAGTTTCTTGAGGAACGAGAACTTTCTCAAGGCAAGGGAATCGCTAATGCAGCTGTGGCTGCTGGAGCAAAATACCTCATATTCAGCACCCTCTTCCACATTACTCGAGTCTCCGGTGGTAAGTACTACAAGGGGCGCCATTTCGACTGCAAAGCGGAGGTAGAGGACTACATCAGAACATTGCCTATTAAAAGCGCATTCTTCGCTCCTGGTTGTTTCATGCAGAATTTCGACTGGAACATGAAGCCGCACCCTATTGGCGATGGCACCTACGCACTGCCCAATATTGTCGCTCCCTCTACAAAACTGCCGCTCATCAATATTGAGGAGACTGGCAAATTCGTTGCAGCCATACTCGCCAACGCTAACGATTTTGAAGGCAAGATTCTTGCTGGTGCTACCCAGCTGTACACAATGGAAGAAATTGTCCGAATTATGAGTAAAAGCTCTGGGAAAACAGTAGTCTACAACCAGCTTCCAGAAAAAGTCTTCCGCAACTTTTTGCCATCATCAATGGCGGATTATTTGGTTGATATGCTACTGTACATTCAGGATTTTGGATATTATGGTCCGAAAACAAAGGATTTGGTAGTATGGACAGCAGCCAATGCCCGCGGTAAGTTGACAAATTTGGAGGAGTATTTCACTGAGCATCCATTGAAGCTGGAATAA